One Halanaerobiales bacterium genomic window, TACTACCTCTCTTACATTATCTACTAATACCCCAATAATTATATCTTTTATATTAGTTACTATTATCTTTTTTTCTTTAAAACTTTCATCTTCCCCTTTGTTAAGATTTAATTTTTTCTTTAAGTTTACTACCGGTACTACCTGTCCTCTTAAGTTTATTACTCCTATAATATGATCTGCTGTATTTGGTACATTAGTTATTTTTGGGGTTTTTATAATC contains:
- a CDS encoding chemotaxis protein CheW, with product IIKTPKITNVPNTADHIIGVINLRGQVVPVVNLKKKLNLNKGEDESFKEKKIIVTNIKDIIIGVLVDNVREVVTLNVDNIEEMTDSRRGLKEDFIEGVVNYDNDLLVIINVEKVLFSDKEKKDDKENK